The DNA window gattaactgcttgctcagttacatcgactgattctggacgacttgcagacgttggggcagatgtggggatcggcatggacttctgtcgttttggctgtgcctcggcatctgttaaggctttgcgctttgcttgggcctcagcaacggttggctagggggcatcggcacttgttggttgtggagcttgaacatctggtacgcttgccgatgtacccatttgttgctgcaaaacaagtgtaaggtatgatatttaacagataaaatgtaaaaatcaaaggaatacctctgaaggtttgtcagaggtagtggtgcttgatgtcggaggaattgccgatgacgatccagcagcggctcttacaccctgatgattaatgttaatacagtttgtgatcggcatgagtagaaataaacagggttgttaccttgaatgccttgatcagggttgtagcagcagccaatggagtggccctagctgtagccaatttggacttggaggtgatggtcttggcacgggtcttctggtgagtcaaagcagctaaggtgggggcgttgtagccgatcggtgatatcggggaaacaggccgaagatcgaagggtttcccacttttgctcatagatggtgctgggttgttaacctatcacgagaaagttagttaccgatatatgaaaggaaaaagcagaagggagttaaaagaaacttactgtgtcatcgggaatggcgtattcagggtcgatcatgtgtcgatatgtgtgagcagatgttgcaaacagttgttccctccactctcgccaccattgcttatatgattcggtgatgaaagatgctaGCGTCCAGATGAATATAttgacatctgtagtatcggcatcgggggagagtcgcactaccctgctccaatctgttccgcaggtgattgtttctctgggtttgatcacatcggcaaaacaaagttggattggcagttgcccaaaagccaattgacgagatactgccgatggattgtaaaattcatacgtgatattggtgtttttcccgctaccgaatgtgtttactgggattgccctgggagtaatgatggccatcatgagttcattatcctgattcagagtgtcatcggcaaagttgaaaagaagggggaatctattttcttcgtcaatataaggtacccaggccctatgatcatgagaaagaccattgtagaagctttggaagaatctgccgatctggtcttcattggcctctgttccagggaggacaattatggcttcaccaaaattgaggggtgagtgtgttgccgattcctcatccccaagcatgtggtcttcagcaatttctcgtgggaattgttgggcaaagaagtctcattgcaaatgtttgtgcatatgggcatttagtcacatgttgataaaccaccacgggcctcctaagttgccgatgggttcgccaagcgaAAGTTTctaagacacttgatgaagaagatgataagtggagctcagaaggtatcgaccaagagggaaccttacaccattggctaagagttcagccgcggggaggaaggcattggttggtcctactgatcgaccacagaagataaaattttctaaccacatattcaagaatatGGCATGTTctgtctggttaactgtcccgatcctctagcattcttgaatatatcctgtccaaccgccgatgttgcgggtattcaccctatattcagattttctgccatagatggagccttcatcggcagttgaaatgtccaagccagtgagcatgtagacatcggcaagtgtgggagtagctgggccatgtccaaacataaaagtgtttgttgtgtctgaccagaagtaagcagctgcaatcatcattgactcgttcttttgtatatcagcaatggatagcctaatgcattggtctagcttccgttctgcccagtgtacttgcatcgacctgttgaccctcaagtaccaatctttccaccctttggtggttttgggccaagatcggaatgtatctttccataaattcagagagaaattttgggctctaaaagggattctgttaacctctgcattaatcagatcagttggatctgggttgcccattggtcctaggcattggaaatgcggctgatcggttggaataactgatttgttgcgaagttcctaagtttagaggatccgaagaacaaagaaaaagagaaaaaattaccaactgtatgaactcgcaaagaccagaggaatcgaggtaaaaggtaacggaagtggaacgaaccgcagggacgtcgaagttgattgccattatcttgaggtagatgggggcacgagttggagactcgaggttgacgctggagaaaagttcttgttggttgaggtcgcacagttgttcgtcggagtcgccgtcggaaagagagaatgccaaagattggagtctgagggtagaagacgagcgtttcggagaaatctatttataagccgcttggagtaggggtattctggacttatctctatgccgcgcgcatgtgggtcgaggtggttcagatggatatggtaactgttcgcacgataatcaagggattgtacagatgatttgatggcaagtaatcatgacttggaagagatctcggtacaggatatttaattctgaaaatggcggcattattatgttaggatcttgccgatggattattgtttcggtatcttaaccataatcagggcaagagtggttggaaattgtgcgatatttactgaggtgcgtgaatcaggactagatttgattagatttgataatagatcaagttttggcttggaggatgagttacagtaattgggcgaaggcaaacgttatctggagtaaatttcggagcattaatggttttatactccgaaattggggggcatgtgttgacaccgttttttgcacgtgtcaaaatgatcagagtgggctaatcggcaggaggaaagttactgtatacgctgacagccgatgaaaatcagcttataaagatggttgccgatgaatggtggtgatcgatggaaaggttgatttagactcgggcgttgccgataaggttggagatgttattgtcgatgccgatgaaggaaggcttgaaaactactgccgatgaaacaggaagtatgccgatggaaaggaggtcggtgagaattccatcgtaattgaggcggacagggaaatagataggagttgatttccttttctatatttgttagagtatgattcatgtaagagtcacgtgtttccttagatatggacttggtgtcctagtcgtatttggttatgtctctttagatcagggtataaatatagattgaggggcaatgtaatatatatcaatcaatatcaaaaccaatttttactcctatttgcatctacttacttttcggcgacttcgtcaatttgcatatttttttttctttttacgagttctcattgattcggcgagttgcatcgcttcagtgcgaccttcggcgattctcgagtttcgcgtgagtacctcttggccgtgacttccgggcgtatcgctgttgtcaggaccaaagtgctcgtatcttcatccttgtcgattaacaggtcaaatcgactggcacgctttggatatcgattcgggtattagccctttgtgtttgcagatccacttttgcatcaacaccctAGTTTCCTCTCCCCCATCTGCTTCCTCTGATTCCTCTCCCCTGTCTCCCCCATCTCGTCTTTCCCTCTGGTTCGGTCGCTCCTTTGCAGAGGCCACCGCTGCCGTTGTGCCTATGTCCGGTGTCTCCATGGCGCATGGATCCTGTGAGGGGAGAGGGAAAGGGAGAAGGTCGACGCCAAGAAGAGGAGTACCGCCGGATCCTAGGGCATCGAGTTCTAGCGCTCATGAAGCTGCCCGCGTTGTGGAGGTGAGTACAAAGCTATTGGAGCTAGGGTTAATGAGTGGACTATACTAAATTTTGATTGCAACAGGGATTCATTTGTTTTTTGATCAAAAGTTGTCAATTTATTGTAGCTTGAAACATTGCTTGAAGAACATCAAGAGGGGGGAAACTGAGAGGGAAACGCCGTGAGCCTCTAGTCGATAGGTAAAGGAGGGAGCAAGGGGCAGGAACGTTATTTCGCATGTATGGTTGGCCACGTGGCAAGCCATGAAGGGGGATGGACGAGATTGACCTGCAAATCCATTGTTTGAGGACAAAAGTGGACACTTTTAAAGTTTAGGGACCAAACTGAGCCTTAGACGATAGTTTAGGGATGAAAATGGCTATTTTGCCTTTATGCGACTAGAAAAGCAAAAGCCTGGGTTTAGAAATTTTCTTCACCAGCTTAGATTGGTTTACGCAGAGTCGTCAAAGCTggtgaagtaaaaaaaaaaagaagtggaTTCATCTTGTTTACGAGGAGTCAAAGCTGGTGAAGTAAAAAAAAATAGTGACTTTATCTGCTCTATGGTGCATGATGAAGTCGTTAAGAGGACCTTGGCTGTTAAgttttgtttctttcttttttaatCAATCTACTGGCCGGCAAGCCAGTAGCCATTCCGTTACGCCGTTCTCCCAAGATTTTGGTTCTTTTCGTCGCCGACCACTACTTCCGCGTCATAGAGAATAACTTTGGCGCAAGCATGTCGAGACCTGATAGAACCAGAAAATGGAGTGGATGAACTGAAAGAGTCGATGTGGGCGGCGAAGAATCaggttcctcctcctcctcctctctcccaCGGCAAAAATAGATATAGAAATATTTGTTCAGTTGAAAAATCGGAAGAAATAAAGGTGGGAAATATTCGCCGCCAACTTTCCGGTACTGTAATACTGGGATGGTGAGATCAGCGAGATGGTCAGTTGTCACCAAGAGCAGGGGAGGTCCCCAGAGCAGAGAAGATGGTCACATGCGATCGCCGTCTTCTTCACGCGGCCGCCGGCCGGCCCTCGGGTATAATAAATTCCCCACGCCTCTCCCCGCAACTCCTCTTCACCTCCATGCAAGCTAGACCGAAGCAGAGGAGGACACCTGAAAGATCGAGAGAAACAAACAGAGGAGGAATCATGGCCAAGGTCCACCCCAACGCCGTGTCTCCACCAGAGCCCGGCGGCGCCACCGGTGGCCCGGCCCTGGCGGCGGCCGAGGGAGATGAGCCGCCCACGGTGCTGACGGTGTGGCGCAAGTCGCTGCTCCTCAACTGCGACGGCTTCACCGTCTTCGACGCCCGCGGCGACCTCGCCTTCCGCGTCGACTGCTACGCCGGCTGGAGCCGCCGCGCCGCCGACGTCGTGCTCATGGACGCCAGGGGGAAGCCGCTCCTCACGGTCCGCCGCAAGACGCGCCTCGGGCTGGCCGAGCGCTGCTGGGTCATCTacgacggcgacgcggacgcggacgcCGACGCCGACAAGAGGGCCACGCCGCTGCTCTCCGTCCGCCGCCACGCCGCCGGCCGCCTCCTCGGCGCCACCAGCGCCTCCAAGACGCTGGCGCGCGTCGCCACACCGGGCGCCGTGGCCTCGGCGGCTTCGGCGTACGTGGTGGAGGGCTCCTACGGGCGGCGTGCCTGCACGGTGCGCGACGCCGCGCGCGGGGGCGCTGTCGTGGCCGAGGTGCAGAGGAAGGAGGCCGTCGGCGACGACGTGTTCCGCCTCGTTGTGGCGGGGCCACGCCTCGGCGCGCCGCTCGCCATGGCGCTCGTCATCGCCCTCGACGACATGTTCCGGGGCAGTGGTACCGGCGCCGGCGGCTGGTCGGCGCGGTCGCTGCTGCACAGGACCTTGTCGGTGTAGTACTTTCATTACTGCTAGTAGTAGTTCTTTACGAGTagccagtggcggatccaaagggggctaggggggctccagcccccctaatttcttgatttcaatgctaattactgtagcaaaaacttgatttcaccgttaaatcttcgtgcaaatcaacatctctgttgttttagcccccccttatcccgcatcccacATCCGCCACTGCGAGTAGCTATAAGGCAAGGGATGGAGTGGAGCCCACATGTCAGGGAGTGGCTCCGTTGTATGGGTACTGTTACAAAGAACCTGGGCCCAGTTGTCGGCGACAGCAGAGTTTAGAATGCAGGCTGCAGCAGCGACAGGGCTAACCCAAGTATATATATTCTCTGTATTATAGGTACCAGATTTTTCAATTCAGATAATCAAGGCAATATATCATGTACAAATCAATCAACCTATTAAACTTAAAAATTACCGATCATGACTTCTAGATGCTGATCTAATGAATGGGAAAGTTAGTTGACCGGTTGTTGTACACCCTAGCTTTGCAGAAGGGTTGGTGCCCACACAGCAGAGTCCAGTGAACAAATTATATGGAAATTACATCGTTATTTGATTGTGTAACAATGAAACATAAGATATATATAGCGGTAATCATAAAAGAGCACCCTTCTTGTTATGTGGTTGTGGGCTTTTGTTTTAGATTGTTCTGGGCTTGGTTCTACTCAAAAAAGACTAACCCCTCCTCCACCTATTCTCTTGTCTTTCTTAGGCCTTGTTGAGTTCGTGAATTTCGAGAATTTGGGttactgtaacactttcgtttttaacttggtaattagtgttcaatcatggactaattaggctcaaaacgttcgtctcgcgattttcaactaaactgtgcaattagttttttttcgtctacatttaatgctccatgcacgtatcgcaagattcgatgtgatggctactatagcactttttgggaaaagtttttgcgaactaaacaaggccttacagCCTGTTCCGTAGGCTGGTTcgtttcgttgctggttcgtgaaaaagtactgctgactgatttatgtgagagaaaaatactatttcgactaAAATTTTATGATAATTTATGATAAGCCACggtcaaacgaacaggctggtAGTCAACGAATTAATTTGTCCATCTTCACGGTAGTGCATATGCTGTGTCAGGTTTCCACTAAGGCCTTATGCAATGTGTGGCCTCAGTGATGCTTAGAAAAGAGAGAAACTATAGGAATCGCTCTTGTTACTGCAGCCTATGGTGCTAACTTTTAGTGATGCTCGAGAAACGGGAAGCGAGGCAAGGACTTGCATAGCTCCCAAACCGCTCTCATTCGGCCTTTGTTTAGTTTTACCCTAactttcaaaaagttgctacagtacctgttacatcgaatgtttgcggctcgtgcatggagcattaaatgtagacgaaaagaaaaactaattgcacagtttggtgggaaattgcgagacaaacgttttgagcctaattagtccatgtttgaacactatttgccaaataaaaatgaacgtgctacagtagccccaaaatccaatagcatgttcgggaggccgtatcgtatcgtggattatttactgctggctggtttagtgtaagagaaaaacattgttcttagctggaaatttacaatcgtttacgcAAATTGCTGAAACTAAGGGCTCACGCCTTTCCCGCAAGACGAGCGCGCCTATACCGGAGCTCTCGTCTCGAGGCAATGTCAAGTCAGCGTTTACTCTGCCGCACCAACCAATTCGTTCCTACCGTCGGGCGCTAGCTCCTCGCTTAAAAAAAAtccatatgtttttttttctctaaaaCACATACGTGTTTATAGCATTTCTGTTTCTATAATGCATTGGGGTGAAGTAAGCGTTGACCCATGCACGAGACTCTTGTGGTGTGCAGGCTCGTCTTATTGCAGCGAGTGCGCATGGCCATGTCTGGATCCACTAAAATTTAGTTGTCAGGGATGCAAACCAGTGCAactaacagcctgttcggttggctggttcatatcattgctggttcgtgaagaagtactactgACTGGTTtatgtaaaagaaaaatattgttccggctagaaatttacgatcgtttacgacaagccacagccaaacgaacaggctctaAAACTCGGCTAAACTTTAGCTGGAGCCTAAAAAGTACACAATTCCTTTAGATTTTTCAACTAAGGTAAAGCATGGTTAAAGACGAAAGTGTTCCTCTCTTTTTctaaatttttatatataaaaattacagCTCTTAATGAGATCTATAAACTCATAGTTAAATTTTGTCATTTAAAGTCGCTAAGATGgttagaaaaataatataaagtttcagcagCATATTAATCGGCTACTAGGGCTGctaaaaaaatcatatctttctcgTATGATGTcgaataaaaatattattttatataaaagttgtaccTTTTGATGAAacatacaactttctagttttgagttttttatttgaagttgtttgTATTAATTTTTTAAAGAAATTGTAAACAATTTcaaaagaaaaatccaaaacttgaaAGTGGTAGATCTCATCAAACGCTACAACTTTCGTATAAaaactataactttcatataaaaaCTATCTTTATCCAACCGCATATAAGAAAAATATTACTTCTACAAATCCCGGTACATGATTAATATGCTATTGAAACTTTATATTactttttaatcatcttaataacTCAAATGAtaaaattcaaaattatgaatttATAGATCTCATCAAGACTTATAATTTTTATATACAAACAATTTTTATCCGACGCCAtacaagaaagatatgatttttaaGACAACAAGTTTGTTACGTGATTAATATAATGCTgaaattttataatatttttttcaGCATcttaactatctcaaatggaaaaactcaaaactagaaagttatagtcTGATAGAGGGCTACAATTTTCGTATAAGTATCATCTTCATCCGAAGTCGTATGAAAAATATACTATTTTTTAAAATTGAGCCTTGCCGCTGACACGTGGGTTATGCATGTTAGCTACTGGGTCGGGTAAACGTCCATTTTTGACGTGGATGAGACCCGAAGTAACTTTAGGGGAAAAAATACATTTTGAAACTTTGGGGACCTATATAACACATGTAGGCATCTTCAAAGATCTATTCACTCTCCAAAGGATGTCTCCACAAAGGATGTGCCTCCTTGCTTGTTTTGTACTGATCTGAATCAGTATACGCTAGCGGAAGCCAATCGATGGGGCATTTAATTTGTTCCATCTCAAGTCCAAATTGTTGTAGTGCAGCATCGTCTTGAGCTAGGATCTATTTGCAGCTAGATCATGCAAGTTGGGAGAGGAAACTTTGGTTGTGAACAGATGAACTTATTAAAGTGGAACCCATCCAACCTAACAAAAATCATGATCGTGTAAATAAAACAATAAACGAAAACAACAGACAGAAGTAGGTAGGAGAAAACAAAAATCATGATCACTGTGCATACCCTGAGCTAGCAAGGGATTTCTATCCAAGTTGCATCCTTATTGCTCAAATTTTTCTAGTGCCGGATAAGATCGATCGACATGCTCATCCATATGCAGAGAAGGAAGAAGCTAGAATTTTGAGGGGCCCACCAGTTAATCATGGAGCATGCATAAAACACAAGCAATGATCGATCGAGCAAGATAGAGGAAGTGTACaacatcctttctcttcttacGTGCAATTCATACCGTGCCAACGTCTTAGGGGCCCGTTCGGTTGGTATTAAAGCCagctgaagctgttttattgtgagagaaaaatactatagattctagctgataagccgactgataagttcaagcgaacatgcctTTGAGTTGTTGGATATCCCCCCGAAAAATGAAAATGCAGCGAGCACCATCAACCAGATTTTATAATATATGCCTCATGACAACTGCACACATTTGGAAGCACAGACCAAATCAACTTAACTGAGACTAGCATTCCTAGTCTTTTGAATAATATCTTGTGATAATGTTCATGAGTTGCAATCACTACTATAAAAATCTTttgcaaggcatttgggaatGGGCCTCAGACGCGGGCAGGTATTTCAATTGCCTCGGTTAATGCCtcggattaaccgaggcggtcatttTTTATTAACCGATTACAGTCAACCGCCTCGCAAaattgatttacggaggcggttgaAAAATAACTGCTTCCTAAAATCTATTAACCGAGGCGAGCTTCAAAATACCTGCATTTTCGGAGGCAGGCCTCTGTGGCCGAGGCCCAGCCAAACCCCATAACAACCCCTCCTCTCGGGCTTATATAAATAACATAGTTAGGGTTTTCACTCCTCACCCTCACCCCCTCTCTCCCAACCCAGCAGCAACAACCCGTCCTCCTCCGTCTCTCTCGCGCCCCTCCCTCGCGAAGTCGCGAGTCGTGCGCCCCTTTCCGTCTCCCTCACTCTATCCTAGGCCCGCCACTCTCTCACTCTCTCCGTCTCCCTCCCAGGCGCCGTACTCCCTCCCCTCTCCATCTTCCTCCTAGGCGCCCCTCTCCCTCCTAccacgcccctcccctcctctcccccaCGCGGCAGCctagcggtggcggtggcaagcTTCTCCTCTGACGGGTCCTCCGGCGGTGCGGCGCTCTGACTGCAACGCGGGGCCTCCGGCGGATCCAGGCACGCGGCTTCGACTACGGTGGCGGCGCGCTCCCAGGGTCCCTCCTAGCGGCAACCAGGGAGCGCTTCTCCTCGAGGAGACGACGCGGATCTAGGGGCAGGGCATGCTGATCCAACGAGGAGAGGAGGCGGCGCATGCAGATCTGGCTCGGCAGCGGCCAGGGCGCCGCGAATCTCGCACCCTATGGCGACGGCGTGGATCTCGCGCCCGGgtctctcctcttcctctcccggcgtctccgacccgcgtctccagCGAGGATGCAACGGATTCGGCGTGGTTGCAGTGGATCTGGCGTCTCCAACTTGCGTCTCCGGCGAGGATGCAGCGGAtctggcggcgggcgggcggatCCCGGTTTGGTGCGCGGTCCGACGAGGATGCTCACACCGGCGagcagctgcggcggcggcacgtGGATGGGCTTGCCGGGCTTATCCAcaggtttttctttttttttgtttttttattcgatttaccgaggcgggcatccaACCGCCTCGAAAAAGGCCGTGACCTTTTGTCCAAGGCGTTTGCGATGCCCGCATCGGTAAATCATTTTTGCCCGTTTCGGTAaggttttctgtagtagtgaatttAGGGACTTCACTGGTTTTCACAGAGGCAATCATACATGTGCACACATGCTCGTCCATATGAATTTACATATATACAACTCCATAAAGCTCCTAGATTCCGCGCTCTCTCAGGGCTTTGGTTACTGTTCACACACGGGCCGCCCAGCCGTCGTCTGTCGCGTGGCCATGCCGCGTTTCTGTTCCCGATCTCCCGGTACCGTGCTACCGGCGCGGACGGTTTACGGATCTGACGAGGTCGCCCTTCCTGTGCTCAGCTGCAATGCGCGTGCGTGTCCGGGCCTGAGTTTCGACCTCGGAGGTTTCGTCCTGGCCTCCTGGGCCAGATCCCTTCCTCCGCTTCCTCGCCTCCAATCAATCCCCGCCGCCAGGATGACatcgacggcggtggcggcggcgtgaaATGCGGTTGCCGCGGCACCTCGCGATTGCCTTCCGCACAGCCGCTGCCTCCTCCCTCCGCCATCTGCGCCGTCATCGCGTCCTTACTTCCTGCCCCCGCGGCCACCATAGAGCCGTAGCCGTCGTCTTggtcgacctcaggctccactcCATCAGCCTCCCCAACCTGCTCCATAGCGATCCACAGCCGCAGTTGCCCCCTGCTAGCGACCGGTGCGACGACGACATGGTGGTGGACCTGAGATGCTACTGATCTTCATCTCCATCCACGCTGCCCAGATCTGGTGAGTTCATCACAGAATCTTCTCCTCCCCCGTCATTATTTTGTTGTGAACATGGTCGGCAGCATGTGTGATCTCAAAAGAAAGCACGTGTACATCtgcttcagttttttttttctctatgTATCGGCTGATCTGGCACTGTCAGCTCCTCCATTGACTTCCTCATGAATACACACTACTAACATGCAAGTATGCAAAAGGTTGGTCTCAGCGTGTATTTGGAATGAGGCGTTGTCATCGCTTTGTGCTAATCTAAGGGGTTTCATTTAATGTGCTTGACAAATAGGAATCCACAGCCTGGTGCAGTGACAGGTTCGTCGCCACACTCTCCCTTTAGCCAATTTCCCCCATGCCGCTTGTGTTGTGGCTTCAAAATCTGGAAGTGCAGGTTTAATATGAAACTAAAGATCTCTATTTTCAAACAGGCTACCCATATATCCTGCACCAAGATTGAGGAATCTGTGAAAATTGCCAGCATATCCCCTTTGAATCTGAATAGTGACTTCAAATTAAAGGGTTCATGACATGAGGAAGCTGTGAAAATTGCCAGCATATCCCCTTTGTACCTGTTGTAGATTTATAAAATTATACTGAACTTACTGAAATTAGAAAGGCTATTTGGATTTTTTTTCATGTGGCCATGTCATTCCTGACTATGCGCTCAATCGAACATCCCCAAACCAGGTACATGTACATCATGTCCCCTCTCTACATATTTATTTCCACATTTCAAAAATGTTCCACGAGCTTTTTTTACATTATCCATGAACAGAGAAAATCCATGTCTTCTTCGAGCTATGTTTCTTAATGGATATCTCATATATGTAATAGGAGCTCCAAATTGTCAATCGCATGTTACACGTAACAATACATTGGGATTTCTAAACTCGAAGCCCACTGAGAATTATGGAAATCTGGGGCTTGCAGGAGGGGTTCAAATTGATGTCTTGTCATTCCCCTCGGTGTTGCCTTCACCTGCTTCATGCACTGATCGATATATTAACAAAGATCTGGTCCATATGTCGTTGCTTCCTCTCTAGCTGTCCTTATAAGTTGCAACGATGTGTCAAATTTCCTTTGTCTACAGAAGAATGCAGTTTGCATGTTCCAAGGTACTCCAACGGAGGCTAACTGTTTTTTTGTTATCTGTTTGTGGTGCTAATTCTTCTATAACATTTTGTGAAACCAAGTTAAGAATGAATCGTACAACTAAGAAGTAAACATATGAATCATCTAGGTATACTTGCTTCttgtccttggtttcttgggtaaacGGGAGGCTGCTTAGTGCTTTTCATTATTTTACATCTTATTTTTCCGTTTCATTTCTTCTTTTTTGCATTTTACATCTCACTGCAGTTGACCGTACCAGATAGCCATATGCATAGTCTCTGATTCTCAGGCAGAAAACAAATTAGTTTCCTTGCCACGAGACGAGTGAGTATTCATGTTATTGACTAGCGAATCCTATTGTTTCCAAATAAAACTAATCCTACAAATTGTGATCTTTTGGTTATTTGAAGGAAAACCTTCTAGGATTTTGACAAACATAGCTAATGTACCATCAAATTGTTTAGAACAGCAATAGTCACAAATATGCCATTTATCAACTCTAGGATTTTGACAAACATAGTCAGTTGGTATGTACAATCTGTCTATGGTATTTGCGCCTTTTTTTCCATGTGACAGTAAAGGTCTGTAAATTTGTTTTGGTTAACAAATTTGCCGTATTGGTGTAGCTTCACTTAAGTTCATTGAAATCAGGTTACAGGCCCATATGTTCCATAGATGATAGATCAGCTTTTCATGTGACACCTGAACTTTATGTCTCCAATATAAAGATGATTTTTAC is part of the Miscanthus floridulus cultivar M001 chromosome 9, ASM1932011v1, whole genome shotgun sequence genome and encodes:
- the LOC136481262 gene encoding protein LURP-one-related 8-like yields the protein MWAAKNQRDGQLSPRAGEVPRAEKMVTCDRRLLHAAAGRPSGIINSPRLSPQLLFTSMQARPKQRRTPERSRETNRGGIMAKVHPNAVSPPEPGGATGGPALAAAEGDEPPTVLTVWRKSLLLNCDGFTVFDARGDLAFRVDCYAGWSRRAADVVLMDARGKPLLTVRRKTRLGLAERCWVIYDGDADADADADKRATPLLSVRRHAAGRLLGATSASKTLARVATPGAVASAASAYVVEGSYGRRACTVRDAARGGAVVAEVQRKEAVGDDVFRLVVAGPRLGAPLAMALVIALDDMFRGSGTGAGGWSARSLLHRTLSV